Below is a genomic region from Brassica rapa cultivar Chiifu-401-42 chromosome A08, CAAS_Brap_v3.01, whole genome shotgun sequence.
ACATAGACTGCCATGTGCATGTACACTAAACGACATATCTCAaacatttaaattattaaacaaatGAGTATAATAACAATAAACACAAATCAGTCCTCTGGAGGCAATTACAGCAGGATTTTAAAAATCGGACCAGTCAGACCGTGACTCGCCTTTCTAATTGATTATGGGTTTTGTTAAAACCTGAATTCAAGTTAAACTGGAAAACCCGGTCAAAAACCAGTCAAACTCACTAAAACAGGTGATCTGGTTCGATATTAAAACTCGTTTCTTTCAAAATCaagtaaagaaaaatattttaaacaaaattcaTAGAAAAtcatattgtttttaaaaatatatatctaaataaattagcttttatcatattttatattttttttgaagttttcattttattttcatatcatttttagattctaacaatgacataattttttaaaaaaaattatagttatacatacaatatatatatatatatgtaattactTAATCTAAAACtagattaaaatttataacccgGTAAAACTAGTTGTACCGGTCCGACTATTGATTCGGCTACAATGCCGAGTCAATGTCCGGTCGGATTTTCAAAACATCGAACTACAGAAACAAACATAGTTTTTACTCACTTGCGTAAGCATAAATTTAGACTAGCTAGTATTTTATCATGGTTTAAAGAACAAGTCAACATATAAAGCAGGTTATTTACTTTTGATATTTTACCACATAAACTAATGCATTTTCAATATCTCAAGTTTAATCAAAAGAATATGTATAATACAAAACATTGAAAATGGAATCACTGACACCATCCTGATGCATCAACATTCTAGATTTCATGAACAAGGAACTTGTGAGTCTGTGACAAATGAAATTCCCGAAATATTACAACTAAACTTTTTGGTCAACATTTAGATTGCATATTACCGTACAATAGTTGAGATTGACTTTCAAAAGGCTTTGCAAACTAATTGAGATTTGACCTTCAAAACGTTAACCACGGTTTGACTTTTCACTATGATAGACACCATACAAAAAGTTCTAGTCACCAAAACATAAGCCAAACCGTTAATTGGCTATGCTACTAATTGAGTACTAACCAGCATCGGTTTATTGAAAAGTCCATTCAGAACATCTCCTTTATGAAGGGATTTTTCTTCGTAATGTCAAGTTTGTGTTCTCCATTATAATAAAATCGTGAATAACATTATCAGCATGTCAATTTTTGATTCAACCATTTGACAAATATTCTTGAACTAAGAGTTTggtctaagaccatctccaatggtattctataattttctttatacttcactctaaaatagagtaactctattatagagttggatttgctccaatggttcactctataatagagttactctataatagagtgaaatatagagtattcttgttttttcactctatatttggagtaaaaaaatatgattactctatatttcactctattatagagtaactctattatagagtgaatcattggagcaaatttaactttataatagagttactctattttagtgtaaattatagaggaaaaaatagagtgcccttggagatgctcttaactGAAAGTAGCCTCGTGTGCATAAAACAGCAAACGAAGAATCGATAAAACATAGGTTTCTCGTGATAACATTATATGGAAATGTAATTGTATAATACTGACATGCTAAATTTGGAAAACTCTACATCAAACACGCACATGTACGTACGTATACGCACGTACGCACACAAAAATTACCATTCAACGGTCACACCTCAAAGGCTATATAAAGAGGTTCTTTGCTCTGTTGTTCTCAgaaccaactcagtcttcctcttcttcttgaacTCTTTAAcataaaacagagagagagagagatctcaaatcaaagtttcaaacttttcgACCTAATCGTCTTCTCCACTTTAAACCCATAGGCCATATCTGAATCTGAGTCTCTGTTTTCAACCATGAAGAGGCTTCGAGGTTTCAAGATCGGTCACAGACTCGTCAAGATCTTCAAATGGATAATCCGAACTAGAAGAATCCAAACCGGGAAACGCCAATGCCTAACCGGACTTCTCAACCCGGTTCCAAAAATCTACTCTTTAGCACGGTGTCTCCGTCGTGGAGCTAATACACTGTGCGGAGGAAAGAAAACGGGTCAGACCCGGTTGGGTAACGAACCGAAACCTCAGGCTGTTCCTAAGGGACATTTAGTGGTTCACGTCGGAGAATGCGGCGACGATACGCGGCGCGTGGTGGTTCCGGTGGTTTACTTTAACCATCCTCTGTTCGGAGAGTTGCTGGAGGAGAAGGAACGGGTTTACGGGTTTGATCAGCCGGGTCGGATTACTATACCTTGTCGGGTATCGGATTTTGAGAAGGTTCAGATGAGGATCGCCGCGTGGGATCATTGCCGGCGGAAACGAGCTTTCAAGATTTTCTAATTTTAacgttttaaaatataaattaaataaattttgacaGAGTCAGATGTCAATTAGAGAGGTGGGGAACTTTCCTCCACTTTGTGTGAATATCAATCATCGGTTGTTAATAGGTTATACAAAATTCCAATACATTTCAATATATATCTTTGGCTGcaattcatttttttgttattaagcTATTTTATGAGGGCCTCTGAATGCACAGACATACATGTATAAGGTATTCAACAAATGTGTTACTAGATATTGTCCGTGATGTATGTATGATCAAATTATAAGACTTGATCTTGCTCAACTGttcatcaaaaatttattatctaTAGAACATCGTGAAAACTAGGTACGCATAGGCTAGCACCTAGTTAAATATAATGATTCTTTGTTCTCTAATTATAATTCAGGTGAGTTCATGCATGAAACTGCGCGAGAGTGCAGTCGAATATTCTAGGCTGAGACGAACTCTACTAAAACTATTCAGAGATCAATAAATAGCAAAATGTTGTAAATGGATATTACTTACTTTTTGCACAAAGCTGGGGTAGCTCAGTTGTTTAGAACGTGTGGCTGTTAACCACAAGGTCGGGAGGTTAGACCCCTCTCTCTAGCGCTTACGAATGAATTCCTAGGATTCCTTTTTATGCCATCTAAAGATTCTAAACAAACACAACTTGACGCATCAATGACGACCGTTCATGATAGTTAAACGAAACACTCCCACTACCACATAATGTTTTGTTCTACTTGTACGCGCCTATATGTGGTATAGCTAAACTAAACTGCCAAAGCGGGTACGTTCATCAGTTTAAAGTTCATGAAACATCAGTTTTTGCATCACGTTTTTCTTCCAACTACATAGGGGTATAGATTTTGATGCAAACATTCCTAAAACATTGATCAGGTTGGCTTACGCTGGATCACGTTCTATACAGCTTAAATCTTCTAATGTCGGATCACGTCCAGGGCCGTGCTTACCCATATGAAAAAGAGGAAATGGCACGCCCCTTATTTAAACACTAAAACTTAGAGCCCCACTTTAACAACGACAACAGAAAAATTTGATCGATTAGCTTATGTTTTATAGAAGTTTTTGTTAGAATAATTTGTAATTATTATACATAAGTTCCATACATATACTTCCTTTTTCTGTCTTACCATTTGAGAAGCAAAAAAGATCTTCTTTATTATGTCacttttgttgttttatttttatgatttttaacattttttctcaTTACTTTAAATGTAATTATTTGTTTCCTAAACTGTTTAAATAATTTACACAGAAAAAgacatacaaataaatatatatgtatattataaaaaatttgcatgatatatgatatttaataaCGATAATCATGaagtaatatttttaaacaccAAAATACGAGAATTTTAATTGAATTTTAGTATTGACTTTtcatttgtaatttttaaaagaataatgttctctttttttgaatcaaaagaATAATGTTAGTTTAGTTATAGCTTTTTGTTGGAAATGACTTAGGCCGGGTACTGATCACGTCGCTAGTGACTTATTCCGGTGATGGCATGATTACGACAAAATTGACACAtgattatatgatatttttgggaagattttcatataaataattaggaATTTAGAATACAATTGACAATATATTAAGTGGACATTAATTCATATCAAACTAGATTTTTatccttaaaataaaataggacTAGAATAGAATCCGCGCAATGTGCGGTAACGtttcattttaaacatttattttgcgcggctaagtttcattttaaacaattattttgatttatagaTTCTTTGAGTTcgtatttttttatctttaaaaaggATCGGACGTCGTCCCTGGAatctaaaaatcaaatattagtCTTTGCATACGGAGTATCAGCCATAAGTCAATATCAACTCTTACTCTAAATGAGTCATCCTAAACTACTAATTGTAATCTTAATTTTCTATTCCATCCAGCTTTAAATcgttagaaatttttttataaatattttatattataaaatttaaattgattagaTGAACCCGTGTTTGATAGttcaaaagtaaaatataacatatgaaatccaaaatataactttaattaaatagattagatatattttaattttttatttcaaatacaaatgaatatttttaaaaaaattctaacaaaatattttaaatttttattcccaaaaattaattaatttaaatttcagttatcagtaaaatataattaaattatttgatgtgattttaatttttatttttaaatcaaaactgaattaattttatatttaattatattttaataataatcagaatttaaactaattaaatatgaaaataaattgcaaatagtgtttttaaatattttgtttgaattttataaGGAAAGTTGCTTATTTGTATATCAAATAAAAGATTAAGATATTAATGATATTGtaattaaattatgtataatttaataatttttctaaGACATGGTCCAAATAAAAGATCACACATAAAAAGTCATAAGACTTTAATTTAATAAGTTAGATATTGCAAAAactttcattttaaatataatataatatatattgatttttttaacgTTTTTAATTTTGCATTCACACTTGTTTTTAGTTTCATTataattacatttaaaattagaaataaCTTTATAAGTTTAATGaaagtttatataaatattacatatgaAAGTTAAAATAGTTAACCCACCATTTTAACATCTTTCGCATTATTTCTAATTTTAACCTTTTTTAACACATCATATTGATATTTCCTAAAATATAGGTAAATGGGAacgattttttatatattttaaagtgctaatacatttaatatataattgattaataattaaaaaaagattctGTCTGATTTTCTGTTTAAATGTTGTAtattaaatgattaatataaaatataacataaaacaTGTTAAACAAATGGTCCTACAATGACTtttaaatagtagataaaaaatagaaccctaaattaatagattagatgatagtttagcaaagaaaaaacaataaataataggATGATAATCGTTGCTCGATTCGACTTGCATATCGGTTTTACAAAAGTGGTTTTCACGTCTTAGCCACGAATGCTCCGCACGAGTTTAGTTTCATTTCCTTAACTAGGTCAACAAATTTCTGtactaataaaaaaaaggtaagtaaatttttgtttttactaaCATGTATAGATGTCATGCAGATTTTTGGCCAGCAGGCAGCAGATGGTCATGATACAATGATACATGCCATTCTGATATATTTGAGCAGTGTTCGacttttttccttttattaatatatatagtacaCACATTACCAGATAATACGGATATGcattgtatatatgtatatatttacgAGAATAATAATTtcgattttttttgtaaccatcTATTCGGCAGAAAATCAAATGCGAGGAACAGATTCTGAAAGTCATTGGTTTTAGATCAGTACTATAAAACACGAATAACATGATTATCAAATTtcttatgagttttttttttgacaaaaggcttgcatatttatatataaaagaaagcAAATGTTTTACAAGCACATGCATATATTCATGGCTATAGACCCACCTTAGTTAACAAACCATCATTAAACCCATAATTAAAAAGATCAGATTTGGCCCAAATAGCCCAAGTAACTGAATCGACTTCCAAGTTCGCTAATCTCAATTACGATGCCGTCGAAAGCCAAAGCTGCATATAGCGAGAAGAGATGATCGGAGAATCAAACCTGTAACCGCTGATGCGATCGGTGATCTGACGTGTGATCAGTTTGATGACCGCATCCTGAGAGCGGTATTGATTGTTGTGTAACCTTTTGTTCCTCTCCTGCCATACCCAGTATATCGTCGATTGCCAACATAACAATGTAAGTTTCTTTGCCGTTTTGTTCCCTTGTAGTGTCTGCATGGAAAGCAAAGTTTGATCCCAATTCCTCAGTGGTTGCAGGTGACATCTTCTGGAAATCTCCACCCAAATTCCCCAACTGTACGGACACAGATAGAATAAATGTATGAGTTAAGAATGCAACTATATATGTTTCACTGATTGCTGATGATATATTATGACGATAAATTTTGGAAGTTGTATATCaaaaatccaaatttaaaaAGGTACGGATTATTATTGGAGTCTGCGACAAAGAATGCGAGGATATAGTAAATCATATAATTTGTTGATTCTGCAATCTGAAACAAGAGTTATGATATTTTTATAGTATTAATGtcttgattttggttttgtgtGATAAAGGAGGAGAGACGGCAATGGCGGAGCAACGAACAAGATTGCTGCATCAGACCTTTaataagattcaaaaaaaaaaaattcataaaaaaaaactcatataaAAATGAACAACTTGGTGGATATCTAATTAGTAGTACTTCGGATAACCGTAAAGTTAGCAAACCAAATCTGATCAAAATATGTAAATACTCAGAGGTTGGATATCCCTAAACCTAAACACAGTTTAGAACCCCGAAACACCcgaaccaaactcaaactcgaacGGACCCATATCTCTAAGTAGGGACTCACAATTCTAGACAGAATTTGAACGTCTATTTAACAACGATTTTTGAATCAGAATTTTGTTTGTTACAAATATATGTAACataataaatatagttttaacaatgttatttatatttttttgtaaaattattctAGTAAGTTATATTTATTTGGAATGGACTAAAATATAGTATATGTTTTTTGATTTGCATCGGTTGTACAATAGTGGTTCTCACGATGAattaagtaataaaaaaaaagattttagtCATTCCAACGACGTATTATGGTCGGATTATTTTTATACTGACCATTCTGATTTATATGGTTTTTCTTATAAGTATTATTTGGCTTTTGTTGTTACTTTAAGAATGTTCAATTCTTTAATATATGTACTCTTCGAGATTTGGTCAATATATCTATGTTATCATTCGATAATTCTAATAATGCAAATTTCAAGATATCTCTATATATACACATGATGTACTTTTTGAGAACTCACAAACGAAGTAATAGGAATTcacaataaaaataacttaaaccTTTGTTTTTGCCGGTGTTAGACAATGGTCATGATCTACATTAACAAAGTTCCCGCAGCGGTTGCTATAGCGCTGCTGTTTCTAGTGGTTGTGATCGCGCCTCAGTGGACAAAGGCACAGCCACTGCCGCCATTCCCGCCGATGTCGCCACTGCCGCCACTCCCGCCAATGTCGCCACTGCCGCCACTACCGCCAATGTCGCCACTGCCACCACTCCCGCCAATGTCGCCACTGCCACCAATGCCGAAGGTGGATCCAGTGTGCACGACAGCGATCCTTGATATCGTCCAAAATTGCTACTCAACGTTGAGTGCGGTACCATCGGAAGAATGTTGCAATGGTCTCAAATCGGCGAGCAAGACACAAGTGACTTGTCTATGCGACAATTTTATCGCACATCCTGTCTTCAGCAACTTGACCCGACCTTACTACGACCAAGTTAGTAACGCATGTGGTGTTCTTGACAAATACGCCTGCAATGGTACAGGTGAAGGTACCTGTTTATAATCTtgtaatttcaaatttataattgtGATTTAAGTATGCATGCTTTTTTGTATAAACGCATTTATTTAGACTTGTTTTATGGTTTGCATAGCTTACATTACAAAAATTATGACATCTATAGCCGTTATTCAAGTTTGTAGATTCTTCACGCAATACGAAAGAAGAGTAATGGTGATTTTATGGTAATCaactgatttttcttttttgtggCGAAGGAGGAGATTCTAAAGGAGGAGATCCGAAAGGAGGAGACGGTAACGCAGGAGCAATCAACAAGATTGCTGGATCAATGGGTCTATTTGGATTGATTacatgtctgttcttccttttgttttaatttaattcaGTTAATACAACTTGGGTTTGCCAAGCTGAAAATTCGAAACTCATACGTTTGTTTGATTGCTTCTGTAACCATGGTTTCCAATATGATGTTCTTCGAGtcagaaaatttatattattttaaatatttttgaagaaggctactataaaaaaaaattgtaaaccgTGACCTGTAGTGATTTGTTCACATCATTGTAATAATACCAGTTTGACCTGTTAAATCTCATAATATAGTATCGTCCAATAATTTCACTTTTATACCATGATTCCTCTCTCTTTTCTTGTCAATACAAATCTTCCAGATCCCAAACTGATTAGCATCACGCTTCTTCTAGAAGAATGCCTGAGATATCACTATGCACATCATCATTTTTTAAATGTGGATACATACTAACGAACTCACATATATTAGTTGATTTTGATTGACTGATTAAACAAAAAGAGAACTATTATGATTTCAATAGTTCTAGAACGGTGATTGTTGCTTGATTTGCATCGAATGTACAAAAGTGATTCTATTTCTCGGCACGAATTCTAGTCTCATTTCCTTATATTAACCAATAGAAGTTTAGTAAGATATATACATAGTAAAATCCGTGGATGTTAGAGCACATGCAATGGTGAATCTCACCATTGAATCCTTAAGaatatattagtaatatttttttttttagtttttgtttgaatagttaaggattCGAATCAAAAATGATCGTCCAATGGTGTTCCTGAAGATAGGTccttatagaaaaaaaaatattattaattttttttttaaaactgaaattgaaatttgttttttaaactgAAATTGTAGTTTGTAGTGCTTTGGTGAAGTTAAATCAGTTGGTTAAACTTAAACCAAGACTGGTTATGTCAATTGAGCGGTCAGATTGAAGAGGAGGCATCCGGTTCAGTTAGACGGTTTAGCTCAAGGTTTATGATAGTAATTGTCGACTTAATGATTGTAGTTAGCTCTGATATATAAAGGTGTACTTCTTTTgtgtttcttgttcttcttctttgagAGTTTGATTGAGAGAGAAAACGATTGTGTGTGAGAAGTGTGATCACACATTCGTGAATTTGAGCGGGAAGATCCTAAACAGATTGAGATTAACTTGAGTCTAAACTGAACTGATCATACAAGTACATTGTAGCAAGGAAAACAAGAGGATAGAAACTCTAAACA
It encodes:
- the LOC103834255 gene encoding auxin-responsive protein SAUR36-like translates to MKRLRGFKIGHRLVKIFKWIIRTRRIQTGKRQCLTGLLNPVPKIYSLARCLRRGANTLCGGKKTGQTRLGNEPKPQAVPKGHLVVHVGECGDDTRRVVVPVVYFNHPLFGELLEEKERVYGFDQPGRITIPCRVSDFEKVQMRIAAWDHCRRKRAFKIF
- the LOC103834257 gene encoding gametogenetin-like; the protein is MVMIYINKVPAAVAIALLFLVVVIAPQWTKAQPLPPFPPMSPLPPLPPMSPLPPLPPMSPLPPLPPMSPLPPMPKVDPVCTTAILDIVQNCYSTLSAVPSEECCNGLKSASKTQVTCLCDNFIAHPVFSNLTRPYYDQVSNACGVLDKYACNGTGEGGDSKGGDPKGGDGNAGAINKIAGSMGLFGLITCLFFLLF